The proteins below are encoded in one region of Verrucomicrobiia bacterium:
- the udk gene encoding uridine kinase yields MKIAPLLVAITGGSGSGKTWLAERLETALAPHAQRISLDDFYHDRSHLTEARRGKINFDHPRAIDWAALEAVLTNLMANCPAALPCYDFKTHCREQRTRTVEAARVVLVDGLWLLRPVALRRMFDLKVFIECPIQTRLRRRIERDIVSRGRTRSSVEEQFRTSVEPMHQKFVAPQRRWADVVLPHDFSGRDVTELADRLQRILKL; encoded by the coding sequence ATGAAAATCGCTCCCCTCCTTGTCGCCATCACTGGAGGCAGCGGCTCGGGCAAGACATGGCTCGCCGAACGCCTCGAAACCGCGCTTGCCCCGCACGCCCAAAGAATCTCGCTCGACGATTTTTATCACGACCGCTCCCACCTTACGGAAGCGAGGCGGGGAAAGATCAACTTCGATCACCCGCGCGCCATTGACTGGGCCGCGTTGGAGGCGGTTCTCACGAACCTCATGGCGAATTGCCCAGCCGCGCTGCCTTGTTACGACTTCAAGACCCATTGCCGCGAACAGCGCACCCGGACCGTGGAAGCTGCGCGTGTTGTGCTCGTCGACGGGCTGTGGCTGTTGAGGCCAGTCGCGTTGCGACGGATGTTCGACCTGAAGGTCTTCATCGAGTGTCCAATACAAACGCGCCTGCGGCGGCGAATTGAACGAGACATTGTCTCACGCGGACGAACACGCAGTTCCGTTGAAGAACAATTCCGAACGAGCGTGGAGCCGATGCATCAGAAATTCGTTGCGCCGCAGCGACGATGGGCTGACGTCGTTCTGCCTCATGATTTCTCCGGGCGCGACGTCACGGAGCTGGCGGATCGTCTGCAGCGGATTCTCAAGCTGTGA
- the dprA gene encoding DNA-processing protein DprA, with the protein METRDAWVGLNMIDHVGPVRVRQLLQVFENPVNILQATKAQLLHVHGIGEDTADAISNWKITIDLEAELQRINDYGCHVVTQEDAEYPELLRQIYDPPLVLYVKGNLLAKDKNGVALVGSRMTTHYGLEVARKLAYQLAYIGVTAVSGGARGIDTAAHQGAMAAKGRTVAVLGTGINIVFPPENGELFERIAASGAVITQYPFNRKADKQSFAIRNRIVAGMTMGTVVVEANLSSGALITSNFATEYGRQVFAVPGRIDSPRSKGCHELIKKGAKLCEGAEDILSEFEYLFPTSNKPPAPNETGLLPALELSDHEQKVFGTLDREQITIDEVIRKSGLPSSTVSVALLSLEMKRLVKQLPGKLFVKNQ; encoded by the coding sequence ATGGAAACCAGGGATGCATGGGTGGGGTTGAACATGATCGATCACGTCGGGCCGGTTCGGGTTCGACAACTTCTGCAGGTCTTCGAAAACCCGGTAAACATTCTTCAGGCAACCAAGGCGCAGTTGCTGCATGTCCACGGAATCGGGGAAGACACCGCGGATGCCATTTCGAATTGGAAGATCACGATTGATTTGGAGGCTGAGCTCCAACGCATAAATGATTATGGATGCCACGTGGTGACACAGGAGGACGCGGAATACCCTGAATTGCTGCGTCAAATTTATGATCCGCCACTGGTCCTCTACGTGAAGGGGAATCTCCTCGCGAAGGACAAAAACGGCGTCGCACTGGTCGGTTCGCGGATGACGACGCATTACGGGCTCGAAGTCGCACGGAAGCTGGCATACCAGCTCGCCTACATCGGAGTCACGGCCGTGAGCGGCGGAGCGCGTGGCATCGACACCGCGGCTCATCAAGGTGCCATGGCGGCGAAAGGCCGGACGGTCGCGGTGCTCGGCACAGGCATCAATATTGTGTTCCCTCCCGAGAACGGGGAACTGTTCGAACGCATCGCGGCCAGCGGCGCGGTCATCACGCAATACCCGTTCAACCGCAAGGCTGACAAACAATCCTTCGCCATCCGAAACCGCATTGTCGCCGGCATGACGATGGGCACCGTTGTGGTGGAAGCGAACCTCTCGAGTGGTGCGCTGATCACTTCGAACTTCGCAACAGAGTACGGCCGGCAGGTCTTCGCCGTTCCCGGCCGCATCGACTCACCGCGGAGCAAAGGCTGCCATGAACTGATCAAGAAGGGCGCGAAGTTGTGCGAAGGGGCGGAGGACATCTTGAGCGAATTTGAATACCTGTTTCCAACAAGCAACAAGCCACCCGCCCCAAACGAAACCGGCCTCCTGCCCGCGCTGGAGCTTTCCGACCACGAACAGAAAGTCTTCGGCACGCTGGACCGCGAGCAAATCACCATCGACGAAGTCA
- the dusB gene encoding tRNA dihydrouridine synthase DusB, with translation MLIRRLAGLVHLCYTYSVRFGSLTLESNLFLSPLAGYTNLPFRLVVREIGGVGLVTTDLVNARSLLEGRDKAFKLIETRPADSPMAVQLFGSVPEEMRDAAAMIAERGVASIDINMGCPVKKVVKVGGGSAMMTELDKTAALVRGMVNAVKIPITAKMRLGWDDANITAPDLARALEDVGVAAVFVHGRTREQGFGGSVNLAGIRAVVQALKRIPVIGNGDVTTPEAAQRMIDVTGCAGVSIGRGAFYDPWIFRRTKHYLAHRELLPEPSFDERIRVIIRHLDLMIEIFGEDLGCRMFRKVAPWYAKRFGPASEFNKKVVLLSSRQHFHEILEHYRSWRQQFLDETGELKPKFRPGPMAASYIEDAPAATQRQQIPVPRGPVEVW, from the coding sequence ATGTTAATTCGTCGATTGGCCGGCCTCGTCCATTTGTGCTACACCTACTCCGTGCGTTTTGGCTCGCTGACATTGGAATCGAACCTCTTTCTCTCGCCGCTGGCGGGATACACCAATCTCCCGTTCCGCCTCGTCGTGCGCGAGATCGGGGGAGTGGGCCTCGTCACGACCGACCTCGTGAATGCCCGCTCGCTGCTTGAAGGCCGCGACAAGGCGTTCAAGTTGATCGAAACGCGCCCCGCCGATTCTCCGATGGCTGTGCAGCTCTTCGGCTCGGTGCCTGAAGAGATGCGTGACGCTGCGGCAATGATTGCTGAACGCGGGGTGGCTTCGATCGACATCAACATGGGTTGCCCCGTGAAAAAAGTCGTCAAGGTGGGCGGTGGTTCCGCAATGATGACAGAGCTCGACAAAACCGCCGCGCTCGTGCGGGGCATGGTCAATGCCGTGAAGATTCCGATCACCGCAAAAATGCGGCTCGGTTGGGATGACGCCAACATTACTGCCCCCGACCTCGCCCGTGCCTTGGAGGATGTCGGCGTCGCCGCCGTGTTCGTCCATGGACGAACACGCGAGCAGGGATTTGGAGGCTCTGTGAATCTTGCTGGAATCCGGGCCGTCGTGCAGGCGCTCAAGAGGATTCCTGTCATTGGAAACGGCGACGTCACCACACCTGAAGCCGCGCAACGCATGATTGATGTCACGGGATGCGCGGGCGTGAGCATTGGACGCGGGGCGTTTTATGATCCGTGGATTTTCCGGCGGACGAAACATTACCTCGCGCACCGTGAACTTCTGCCTGAGCCATCGTTTGACGAGCGGATTCGCGTGATCATCCGTCACCTGGATCTGATGATCGAAATCTTTGGCGAGGATTTGGGCTGCCGGATGTTTCGCAAGGTGGCGCCCTGGTATGCAAAGCGATTCGGCCCCGCCAGCGAGTTCAACAAGAAGGTCGTGCTGCTTTCATCCCGGCAGCACTTCCACGAAATCCTGGAACATTACCGTTCGTGGCGTCAGCAATTCCTTGATGAAACGGGAGAACTGAAGCCGAAGTTCCGCCCCGGGCCGATGGCGGCGTCGTACATCGAGGACGCGCCTGCCGCTACGCAGCGCCAGCAAATTCCTGTGCCTCGCGGCCCGGTGGAAGTCTGGTAG